The sequence TTTCTGGTATATCTAATGGCCTGTTTGTTTAGTATCAAAGGACATGTTTAATAGAGAGGATAAGTTATTGTATGTGGGTTCACTTGTGCTACGTATATAGGTAAGGCACAACTGAAATACCATGTGACACTGCGGGtaacataaataaaaaaataaatacggGGTGATATCAGGTTCTAGTATGTTGTGCCACGCCATTCTGGGTTAGGTTTATGCAGCCAAGCGTATCCCCACGTAGGAAGCTCGAATCGATTTTGAAGAATTGGTCGTTACTTGGGCACAACTTGGTCATTAGAGCCGCTCTGTGTGCACTGTGCTTTCAGGGGCCGAGAGGCTTGTGAATCACCTCCAGCGAAGCAGGGTGCCCATTGCCGTGGCAACCAGCTCAAAACGAGATTCCTTTGAACTGAAGACGAGCCGTCACAAGGAGCTGTTTGCCAAGTTCCACCACATAGTGTGTGGCGGCGATGGCGCCGAGGTGGCACGGGGCAAGCCGCACCCAGACATCTTTCTCGTGGCTGCTGGAAAGTTTGAGAATGCACCTCCACCTGAAAAGGTATGCTTTATTCATTGTAGCCTGCGCTGGTTGCGTCGTCATCAGCCTCGTCATCGAGCACGTTGTCAGTCGCGGAGTGGCTTTCTGTTCTCAGCAACCCTCACTGTATCATTTCATCATTCTTGTCTTATCATAAATTAAAGCAGTTTAAACAAAATTTGTTGCAGGGCTATTGTTCATATTTATAGAGGAATACTGGAAAGAACAGCCTTAAAATGGGAAAAAGAAAGACACTGAACTTGGGACAAGGGCTAAAACAGTCAAGTTTGCCCCTGGCTGCTGTGCGTTCATTGGAGGCACTCTCCAATCCAGGGGGGAGGGGTGCCCCCCACTCAacaacaaaaacgccaggcctgcgcggaaagcgcagcacagtcacagcgaaagctggaagagcggcatttctagagcccgttataatctctcctgtggctactaatacaagtaaattaacaacgtacccactacgccacaaatcataatttttgggacgttaggaagcacccactacgacgttattcgttattctgcggagaagcgaggtaccatctttaaggcattatgtacattttgttgatgcgacagttcatgacgatgaagaattatggctgagccctttataatgggttggaagctttaaacgacccactagttacgtaagtcatattgtgtgacgcccggtcgttatttaactgtcccaccatgctatataacataccttaaccggagaaacgtagagcgagagagagagagggagggaattaactttattgagaccctgaggaaatggatcatgggagccttatgggcttccttggcaaccaacagaagtgcacttgcgaggaacccactacgctgtaaatcataatttttgtgaagtagggaagcagccactatgcaatttttcgtcactctgcggagaaccgtggtactggCTAAACACccgtaagacattatgcgcactttgttgatggtgtggctgatgacgatgaagaattatcgcagatgccgttgtaatgggttggaagcattcaacaacccactcgtcgcgcaattcgcattgtgtgacgcccggttacagaattcgcgtttgtgtgacgcctggttgttattttactcttcaatcacgctatattgcatatgctagtgtggttccttcccgacatgaagcctgtatagggtctttttgcatcgcagtttcaagcaccggcatggctcagaggtagaagactgggctcccacgcagagggcccaggttcgaacctcgttccatcctggaaatttttcttatttcctttttttttttttcttatttcgtgtgatagcggttacggacaccggcggcggcggcagcggcggcggcggacaactacggcgtcaaaaacggccattgaaatgatctcataacagctttcgctgtaaaacaagtcTCTCACGTCCAACAGCTCTTTCCTGTCTATATTTCTTGCCTCTTTCTGCTTAGCTCGATATGGTAGACAGCTAGGTTGTGTGCTTCaaacatcatcgtcatcattattattatcagcCTATTTTATACCCACTGCATCACGAAAAcctctcccaatgacctccaaTTTACCCCGTCTTGTACAAGCTGATCCTGTTttctgcctgcaagtttcttaatttcatcacacTACTAATAACTTGGCTGTCCTTCACATTACAGGACCTGTCAAGGTTCACTTTTTCCGTCTTAATATCTATACTACCTCTCTCTGTTCTCTGATCCACCCTGCTGTCTGCCAACCTATCAGTGCTACAGTTTCATGTTCCCTTGCTTTGCACACTCCCTGGTtctttttaagtttttttttttatcttccaaTGTTAGTACGCTCAGCAAAATGCAACAGTTACGCATTTTCCACTTTGGGGACAGTGATAAACTTTCTGTCAAGATTTGCGAatgggaaaatagacaaccacccgtttttgtAGCACCCGTGCGAATGTtgaatagacaaccacccgtttttgttgtcgatggattcgccctcgcgctgccaattgctagcttcctggttagcacaattggtagagcgaccgccccggataggcgttggtcccgggttcgatccccagaccaggacgaatttttcggcaactaagggtctttatttctgagaaatccgtatggatttccttgtggcttcgtgctacaaaatgggtggttgtctattttccctttcttaacccttccgccaccttgcgggattccgcagaactgatttgcaagatTTGCGAATGTCTGCTGAATTTGCTCCAACTGATCCCTATTCTTCGATGAACTTCTTCAGCATGAGTAGACTCCTCTGCTAGTAATCGACCCAGATGCACGTGCTCTTGTAGAGCTTCTAGGGTCTGGCTGTCAGTCGTGAACCCTCGTTCTCTCACCAGGACATGGATGGAAgcgctgctccaattgctccattCTTCTCCAAACTACATGCGTGTTCCAagaccctccacggtggtctagtggttatggtgcttgactgctgacccgaaggtcgcgggatcgaatcccggctgcagcggctgcatttcctgtggaggcgaaaatgcttggggcccgtgtacttagatttaggtgcacgttatgaaccccaggtggtcgaaattgccgtaGCTCTCCATTACAgcgaccctcataatcatatcatggttttgaaaCGTGAAAACCAAaaaattattattcttattattatcgtcatcattattattattattattattattattattattattattattattattattattattattattattattattttattattatcatcttcattattattattattattattattattattatgatcatCATCATTGGGTTATTCCAccccaactgtcccagccttggtgCTCAACCATCTGCgacttgaatgaaaaaaatcgaagactatctatccaaagccagaaaTCTTCCGCCAAATTTTTCAGTGCCACAAACCATATGTGAAGTTTCTCAGAAAGCTCAaaactatggctcgtaaaatgcgttttcaaaaatctcttcttcataaattaggctaggacaaatttttccctacataacgatcaTAGGACaaacgtttacgctttcgtgagttttttatgcggccttaaatatggaTAATATGGCTCATGTTGGGGATTTTTCCATAgcaaggcgacattcagtgaaatgtaatattatGTATTAGCTGatcgccaggaagttttactgtccCACCTCTGCTTAATGTGCTGGGTTACGGCaacgcaggtttttgacaataatggtgtCCGGATACCTCTAGTGTTGCATTCCAATAACTGTTTGCTTCCCACCCCCATcccagaaagccggggaccaaaggtaGGCCGTTTAAGAACCATGTTATCGCTTCACTTGCATCCACTGTGGGGCTTCTTTTCTTTCAGACTCAGCAGAAAGGGCGGAGGGGATTGTGCTTTGGTGAACCTGGGTTCCCCCCAATGGAGAACCATGCACCGTGCACACACCTCTGCCTCCAAATGCACATTTCTTTCAGTCGTAAATGCCAGCTGTAGTTCCGTCAATTTTGTCTCATTGTCTTATGTGTTTTCTGCTGGTTTTTTCCTGTTTCGCGACATATttacctttaaagggcccctaaaccaactccgataatttttttaatttcaaggAAACCatgcatcgagttcagaatgccgtcacgatgaaCAATGCCAAATGTGGCAGTGCCACAAGCCGCGAGTGTGCCACAAATCTCAAGAAACAATCCCTCTCCTCTCCAGGCCTTTCGGTAATTCATAGTACTGGCCATGACATCAGCATTCACGTCTGCTCTTGTCATCcgcaaaaagaacctgtttgtctgcatGCAAGTGCATGTGCTCACCTCTCTTCCTGCTTGCACGGTGAGGAAGAGCACTTGGCCAGAAGGAGACGAGCTGACGAGTGGAGCGTAGTGAAAAAAAGAGCAGAGTGAGCAAGGGCCTCTTtttttggatcatcaaacgcaTCAAGCTCCCCTAGTAcagcaccatttcgaaaaattctcgtggCTGCTTGTTTGCTGAAGgcttgtgcacaactgcaataCCACAACTAAAtattgacctctgggtggtttaggggccctttgagaTTGGTCATTCCATTCCTGCCCCTTTGTTAGTACCAGTGTGTCTCTTGACGCACGTGCTTCCTCCTGCAGGTTCTGGTGTTTGAAGACTCCCCCAATGGAGTGCTGGCCGCCGTGGCTGCAGGCATGCAGGTGGTCATGGTGCCCGATCCCCGTGTGGACGAAGGCTCTCGCAAGAGTGCCACGCTGTGCCTCAACTCCCTGGAAGACTTTAAACCAGAGTTGTTTGGTCTCCCACCGTACGACCACTGCAACTGAGGCACCAATGTTCTTCTAGTCTCTAGGTTGTTCGTTGCATTGTTAGTTTTCTTAAAACGGAAAGTCTCAATGCGAGAAATGTTAACCATGGTGTTCGTACCATCTGCCATACTTTCCAATTTACTACGGTATAGTAGTATAGGGCgcacattctttttttcctttctgtcaGTATGTCTTGTACAACGTGTTACGCAATGTATAACGCATTGTCCGCAGTGTGTCTACAATGTTGCCTACAATGTGTCTAACACGTTTTATACAATGTATAACACTGTATGTctccgcggcagctgcattttcgatggaggcgaaaatgtttgaggcccgcatacttagatttaggtgcacgttaaagaaccccagttggttgaAGTTTCCGGAGaactccactacggtgtctctcataatcatatcgtggttttggggcgttaaaccccagatattattattaacacggtATGTCTCATACAATGTATTTTATTATGTGCAAAAATCATGGGCACTCTGCAGTGAATGcaatcttttttttacttttcacaAGTAAGATAAGTCATGCACAGCAGCATTCTTACAGAAATCCACCCTCAATTATTAATAATTTCTGGAGTTTTATGCgaaaaaaccacgatacgattatgagacacACTACAGTGGGGTACTCTagattaatttttaccacctggtgttatttcaacgtgcacctaactctaagcacacaggtgttcttgcattccaCCCCCATTGAATCGCAGCTGTGACCAGCGGGAATCCAACCTGTATTCTCGAGCTTAGCAGAACAATGCCTTACGTGCTAAACTACCACATCGGATAGAAATTGACTCTTGTTTTAACAGCAGAGTGACTATAGCAACAGGTGTCAGCTCCTTGCCGTGTTAGCAGTGCAGCATTCACAGTAAAGGCTGCTATCATATTCACACGTGTATCCACACAGATATCCTACACAGTGGTCTACATGGATATACATGTGTGAATATGATACCCTACACGGTGGTCTAacccaaaggtcgcaggatcgaatcccggccgccgcggctgtattttcgatggaggtgaaaatgtttgaggccagtgtacttagatttaggtgcacgttaaagaacgccgggtggccaagatttccggagccctccactacggcgtctccactacacggtggtctagtggttatggcactcgactgctgacccgaaggttgcgggatcaaatcccggccacggcaacTGCATTTTCAATagaggtgaaaatgctagaggcccgtgtacttagatttaggtgcacgttaaagaacaccagatggtctaaatttacggagccctccactacagtgtccctctagtcatattgttgttttggaacgctaaaccccaacaactattgtCATTAAttattatacagtaaaacctcggtgatacgaatctcgcgcgGTTACCAAatatattcgtatcatctgaaattcgtatcaccagaaaacatggaaaattaataagaaagttggcatacgttttgatttagagTTTCGCAGGGCCGTAGTGacatcatgaacagctctgaatgattgccagtaaagtttttagacgtcaacgctCATACTTGTGATAGTAAATGTACGGTGCATGTACGCATGTGTaatcaatgaaccagatgtgttgtgccaggcacgtaggctagggggggggcccggggggcccggccccccccccccccccccatcgaaattcgtccggccatctatattcccgggcaacttttgttttatttttgccatggaaatactttctttcgattaggccttgggcccccccccccctcgaaaaaaaatcctggctacgtgcctgtgttGTGCCCTGTGactgctagtagccccttcctaatcttactacgcctttctgcatgacaccaaagccctgcggcgaaagtgacttaagaagcgctctgcacgcgatagatagaggccaagctcttttgccaagaccgtccgcttcgtctcttggggtcttcgtccacgtttcatgggacttcatgatggacccgcagcctaagtttcagtcttgtttcatataacgtctgattgcggggacatggcttgcatcgatgtggcaggcacgtgttaacgcagtacaaagacgctgctgcatcGAGTACAGGAGCACACGTCAAcgcgtcgagaaaaaaaaaaagcgcgacgtcaccgtcatctgtaatctaaacacgaaggcgcataaaggcctccaagagtCGCACgaactatctcggaggcaatgacgcaccgttgatggtcgcgcagcgcgaaTGCCCACGCCTGCACGTGACTGCTGCGTCTTCCGCCACAGCGCGCGCAGCACCTGtttgtacctgtgcgctagcgtacgttcgtatcaaacgtcgtgggGTACAAACcgattcgcaacaaccgtactccaatacattacaggctaatgggcattggccgggaccaaagaaaaattcgtaacaccccgaaattcgtacgagccgtgatcgtatcaccgaggttttactgtacagtaaaacctcgttaattcgaaggcctcgggaccgagaaaaatatcccaattaagcgggattcccaattatccgaaacaacgcgaaatcaaagaaatcagccagaaaacgtgatgtacggaagtcacacctttattgtggcaagtcagcctacttggagaaaaattcctccatgcgtgactgacgcgttcggtagttcccagcactggaAGTCagattttccagcctgtcaatgaggcgcagcatctcagcctcgccgccgttgcactcgacgaagctgcgcacaacactcaaggcatcgatgacatccgccaaagggggtgctcgggagggctcgtcatcgctgtcaacattagaggccgaatcggtcgatctcgcagctatctcgctgtcgatgtcgccgtaacacgtctgcactgtgcactcgacatttgcgtactcggagaatccaattggagtgcactcctcgtccgcgtgcaaagcctcatatcgagcttttcggcgagagccgttttcgacgccgtcgacttgctggcctcttcaattaagcacaccttttcgtgcagggacaagctcttgtacttcagcatcttccttccaagcacacctcaatcatctaattcacagggaagacactcaagcggagacaggagacaaatggagcagtcgcaccgaatcgcacaatgctcgccagccgacatccaaatggcacaaagactccacaaaacattcacttcgctagagtggctaacatcgctgttgagatgatgatgatcatgatcgcaaccgcacgcatcgccgcctggcaattgctaaaacatggcgtctacgacgtatttccggtaaaaaaaacatggccttcgagatccgtacatcaaaaaaaaaaatgcatgttttagttacagcctccgagattcgcaacaccctttgtatatcttggaagtcgcggccaagtgtgccaattaaccgggaagtcgcagactggccgcaccaattatctggttaaatttacatgtaaaaatttgggaccgcgcaaataatacaaattatccgggattcccaattaaccgagtacaaattaccgaggttttactgtatctgcACAGATCCGTAACACTTGCAGAACGTGCACTTGCAGCAGCAAGGTGTGGCTACAAGTCTTAAACCCGACATAAGGAGTAGCCTTTGACAGCAGGCATCTCAAGTGCCCGACACCAGCGCTCATTGGAATCTGCAAGCTGACATGCAACTTCGTCAACAGAGTGATGAAGTCAGTGGATCTGAGAAGGAGTGGGAActgtgcattttgttttgctcCACACTGTTACCACACATCATCCAGTGTCCTGTATTAATGTGTGAAGCGAACGCCCCAGAGTATTCGAAGGAACTTTGTGAAATACTTTTGAGGAAGTTGCTCCAACCTTTGCCTTGAAATTGGACTGGCAACGTCAGTGCAGCGGTTGAGTGGCTTTTAAAGCTGTCCAAAAACCACTGTCACATGTTTTGAGGCTGTGAGGAGAGTTAACGAGATTCAGTAAAGGTGTAAAatcgaacaaaataaaagaacaatgcCAGGTGAAAGCCCTGACTTAGTATTAAGTAAacccatggttttttttttctcattttattctcACTGTTGGAATTCAACATGGAGTTAAAGTTACAGTCTGGGAAATTCCCAAGTGGCTCAAATCATCTCTATGAGATTGTCACGCACATGTTATAAGCATTAGTTCATGGTGGTGGTGTGTGGTACTTTATCGTATGTGCACTGTAAAAATGTTTGGAGAACGGAAATGGTATTATCTTATTTGATATTAAACTGTGGCAGCGGCACTTTTCGAAGTCGTCTTTTTCTGAATGAAATGATTAAATTTGAAGGTACGAACTACGAGCCATATGAAGAATACTGGTGCATTAGGCATTGTGTAACACCTCCGGATCAATTAGTTGCAAACCCCAGCAAAATATGTCTGTGACTGCTTCTTCCACGAAAAGCGATCGGCGCATGAAGTTGCATATCGGGCAAGGCAAGATCGAACGTTTCCCAACAGCAGCAGGTATGTACAAGCGAGAGTGGTAATTAACTGATATGTGGGCTGGGTGAACTTGAAAAGATTGCACTCGTCACTAGGAAGACTCACGTGCTCAAACATAATTGCCACGTATGTCATCCCTAGGGCACCCACAGCCCCTGTCCCCCTGTGGTGGCGCCACGGTGGTGGCCCGGGTAACTAGCCCCATCAGGCTGGTTTCAGAGTGTACAGCAGGCCATACTGCGTGCGTTTCCATCCAGCAGTCGTGCTTGTACACGTTATTCGTGAACCAATGAGTACAATGGTGTCGGCCAAAGAGGCAGCACTGTTTCGTTATGTGTCGGTGGATGAGGGATTTGGTGGCTTCAAGTGAAGCGCAATAAACAATACCTTTCTATGCCTCGGGAAAGTATTAGTTGAAAGCTTCATTCTGCCTAAAGTTGCAGCTGCTACAAGCTGTGCTTATGGAAATTTAATACCATCTGTGACTCTTACATTTCGCAATGAACGTATTCAAGCTTGCATGTTTGTGTTTCATCAGGCTGACCTCATTAGAAAGAGGTCCGTCTTAAATGCAAACTTTTTCCTTGAAACTCGCAAAAAGCATGCAGTGTGTCTCATACAAAGAGGCcaaaaaaaaagactgctttCTAATTGTAGCAGTACACAATGTGGCACAGGAGTTTTTTGAACTGCTGTACCAAATGAGTGCCAAGCCCCACAATTTGGGATATACCACTCGATGATCTGCCACGTGTACTGGCAAAACAATGTTAGTCCATTAAAAAAAAGGTTTTAATTACACCTCGAGGTGAACTCCATAGCTTTGTTGTGTACATCATTCAGTCGTAACATATTTCGTTATTATGAGGCGGCACTGCTGTTCGAGTCTTGCATGAAATATTGGCTTTATGCCACACCACTTTTTTCCATACAAGTTACTTTAAACAGGAAGATCGTATACATTTATATGGGATAACAAAACAGTTGTTCAGAACCACTAGTAATTTGTATAATAACATTTGGATGCAAGTATGCAAGGGGAAATGAGAGGGAAATGGCTTAGCGGTTTGAGGTCCAACTAAACAACTTCCTGTATATTGCTGTCCATTTCTCTCCAAGGTGGTTCGATATTACGCATCACTGCCACTGAAGAGGGCAGTAAAAACTACAGCTCCCTCCAAATGATATTGGGCAACATGTTTGCTTGGTTTACCTTTACCCACGCAGTGTAACCTGATTGTGGCACTACAGTACTCCTCTTCGAGTGAGTTACCGCATGGTTTATGCACTTCCTTGAGCGCGACGCTATAGATCAACATGCGTGGGAGCACTTGAGCATTGTTCACTGGAGCTTGAGCTGTCCGTGTAGTAGTTGGAGGTGCTGGAAATGCCGTCGTGTTGTAGCAGTCTCTCTGTGCTGGCTTAATTCTTCCCCATGTGGCTAATGTTAAACGTGTGGCAAAAACACCTCCGCACTGCATACTTAATGCCTCGGAGCACTCTCTTTTCCTGACATTTTTAGTTTGCTCATACACCCAACCCTCCCTTGAACACACATGGCAGAGTTGTACTGCTTCACCATAGGAGCTGCGCTTAAGTCACTCCTGGGTTGGTAGAATGTAACTCTATTATTTTCTCGTTTTTATTCTGAATTTGCCATTTGCCCCTTATTATAGGTCGACTTGGTTGAAAACTTTAAACCGCACCCATTTCTCCTGTCAATCAAACCACGCTGAAAATGCAAAAAGTTGTCAAAATGATAAGTATGCAGAGGTTATGCTAAATTATGCCTAATAAACTTTAAAATGTGCAGAATAGCAGCCGAGTGCCCCTGTTACAAAACACAATAGAAGACTGTTGCAAATTTTGTTCTGAACCAAAGAAATGGCTTGAAGGCCATAGCAAACCAAACATAGCTATGTGAAAATAAGCTCGCTCCTGCTGTTGCCACTACATGCACCCAGCACCAGACCAATTGGGAAGCAGCCATCTTCTATATTCGATATAGAATGGGGCACTCTTTGGCTTTCTGGAAAAGTTATAGCTTAGTTCGGCGTATTAATGTGAAGGGGCATGGCTTTTGTTGCTTCCTGAGGCAAAGAACCGCAGTGAGCGTGACCCAAGAGCAGTGGCAAATGCCACTGCAATTGCTACATCCTTGCTACAAATGAAAGAAACTGCTCTGAGGCTTCTCCAAAATGTGGCTCTCAAGGTTTCCGGAACAACAAAATCGCCCCATGCTGCTTATGTGGAAGCGTGGAGCGTGGTGATAGGCAGCATGGGGTGACCAAGAGAACTTGTGGCCAACGCTGGGCAGCAGTTGTCACTACCAAATGTGAAGAGTGCCATCACATCTCTGGCCTTTCTCAAAGCTTCCCGATATAACTAAGTGCAATACGTGCACTCACGCACAAGAAAATATGTCGTTATTCTTTTATGCGAAAATGTGTGTGCTTGGGCAATTTTGCATTTTCACTGGGCCCTGCATTTGCAGAGTTACATATATGGCTCCCAAAGGCTCCCTTTCAGAGCCACATACAATAACTCCATGCACTCGTAGCACTAGCATGGCCTTTGTGGAAGCAGAACAACAACCTCTACTACAGCAACTTTATGACCATCCCATTTTATGTCTTGGGGCATTGCGTGTGCATAAAGTCTGAAGAATCGAGCAACACCTTGTACGGTAGTCACCATTACGGATTGTTTAAACAGAAATCTTGTGTGTCGGTTTTATCAAAGAGAAATCACATAACTTTTTGTTGCAGGAGCAAGCAGTGTACAGGAAAAACATTTTTATTTGTGGTAAAAGCCTCTAATTggtcggggtttttttttttcggcaagtcAAGGATAGCTTCTTTCTATACTGTGATATTTCAGAACAGGTGAACACCCTACTTCTTGTTTATTGTGATCGCTTGAAAAGCTACTAGCCTTGTTGGTGAGGCGACATTCTTTTTCTCCCAATATTGCTGGCAACATATTCTCCTCTATGCAAAAAAACTGCATGCCCAATAGTTCACTTGTTTGACCACTGATGCCCGCAGTAGTTTGTTTGTTCAATGAGGCAGTAAATTGAAATATTAGTGATTAATTCAAATTGTGGGTAAATATGTTCTATTATATGCAGATTAAAATACATGGTGTTCTATGAGCATCGCCATTGTCAGCttgttttagtccactgcaggacaaagacctctcccactgatctccagtttaccctatTCTGTGCGAGCTGATTCAAAATCATAAAAAGTTGCGTATTTTGTTATATTTACATCTAACTGTACGTTTTCTGC comes from Rhipicephalus sanguineus isolate Rsan-2018 chromosome 7, BIME_Rsan_1.4, whole genome shotgun sequence and encodes:
- the LOC119399333 gene encoding pseudouridine-5'-phosphatase, whose product is MATDSRAAFKPVTHVLFDMDGLLLDTESLYTEATQRVTQRYGKDYTWEIKSAVMGTAGSEPTRIIIDRLQLPLTVEELEAELHQMHRELFPTAQLMPGAERLVNHLQRSRVPIAVATSSKRDSFELKTSRHKELFAKFHHIVCGGDGAEVARGKPHPDIFLVAAGKFENAPPPEKVLVFEDSPNGVLAAVAAGMQVVMVPDPRVDEGSRKSATLCLNSLEDFKPELFGLPPYDHCN